In one window of Bizionia sp. M204 DNA:
- a CDS encoding SprT-like domain-containing protein yields MENTLKSYIPSAAIPQIMALLDHDDLTVKIKTERKTRHGDYRRLANGKHEITINSNLNSYRFLITLIHEIAHFEAYKAFGKHIKPHGKAWKHTFQKLMLPFLNPAIFPMDLLPLLANHFKNPKASSDTDIKLAFALKQFDPQNDKTYVFEIPFGHHFKLYNGKVFKKGNKRVKRIECIEIKTGKLYLFNPNAEVDVIND; encoded by the coding sequence ATGGAAAACACCTTAAAATCTTATATTCCTAGTGCTGCTATTCCACAGATAATGGCACTATTGGACCATGATGATTTAACTGTGAAAATTAAGACGGAACGTAAAACGCGTCATGGTGATTATAGACGGTTGGCCAACGGAAAGCATGAAATTACTATAAATTCCAACTTAAATTCCTATCGTTTTTTAATCACGTTGATTCATGAAATTGCTCACTTTGAAGCTTATAAAGCCTTTGGAAAACATATTAAGCCGCATGGAAAAGCTTGGAAACACACGTTTCAAAAATTGATGTTACCATTTTTAAATCCAGCTATTTTTCCAATGGATTTATTACCACTTTTGGCCAATCACTTTAAAAACCCAAAAGCTAGTAGTGATACAGATATAAAATTAGCATTCGCTTTAAAACAATTTGATCCACAAAATGACAAAACCTATGTGTTTGAAATCCCATTTGGGCATCACTTTAAACTATATAATGGTAAAGTTTTTAAAAAGGGCAATAAACGTGTAAAACGAATTGAATGTATTGAAATTAAAACAGGAAAATTGTATCTTTTCAACCCAAATGCAGAAGTAGACGTTATAAATGATTAA
- a CDS encoding VF530 family DNA-binding protein, producing MEQQPNNPLHGITLEKIILDLEAHYGWEYMGYTIKIKCFTDNPSVKSSLKFLRRTPWARKKVEDMYLNMLDNK from the coding sequence ATGGAGCAACAACCAAATAATCCATTACATGGTATAACGCTTGAGAAAATTATTTTAGACCTAGAAGCGCATTATGGTTGGGAGTATATGGGTTATACTATAAAAATAAAATGTTTTACAGATAACCCTTCGGTTAAATCCAGTTTAAAGTTTTTAAGACGCACACCTTGGGCTCGGAAAAAGGTTGAGGACATGTACCTAAATATGTTGGATAATAAATAA
- a CDS encoding DUF481 domain-containing protein, producing the protein MKNKSFSSSLILLLFILLSQISWSQNDTIVLKNNDKIIGEIKSMDRGVVTVKTTYSDSDFKITWIDIKSVRSNQTYLLTLSNGKRINSSINTKPGDDTKVTIMDDGTELVIPIKDIVYIKPVKNDFLSRIVASVSVGYNITKSNNLRQFSVSSNLSYTAYKWLLTGSYNSVRSNQDDVAETKRTDASVGFNYFMKNDWFYATEANFLSNDEQKLKLRSTIKGGLGKYFVHSNKLFFGGGFGVAWNNESFSDEFNTNRNSMEAYGNLTLNMFDFSDFSLNTDLTFYPSLTEGGRYRVDYNLNLKYDLPLDFFVKLGLTYNYDSKPVEGASDSDYVFQSTFGWEFN; encoded by the coding sequence ATGAAAAATAAATCTTTTTCAAGTTCTCTCATTCTTTTACTATTCATTTTGCTTTCTCAAATTTCCTGGTCGCAAAACGATACGATTGTATTAAAAAACAATGATAAAATTATTGGTGAAATAAAATCGATGGACAGAGGTGTGGTTACAGTTAAAACGACCTACAGTGATTCAGATTTTAAAATTACTTGGATAGATATAAAAAGTGTAAGGAGTAATCAAACCTACTTATTAACACTCTCCAATGGCAAAAGAATAAACAGTTCCATAAACACAAAGCCTGGTGATGATACCAAAGTAACCATAATGGATGATGGCACTGAACTTGTTATACCCATTAAAGATATTGTATATATTAAACCCGTAAAAAATGATTTTCTCTCACGAATTGTCGCATCGGTTTCCGTTGGGTATAACATTACAAAAAGCAATAATTTAAGGCAGTTTTCCGTAAGCAGTAATTTAAGCTATACTGCCTACAAATGGCTTTTAACAGGTAGTTATAATTCTGTAAGAAGCAATCAAGACGATGTTGCAGAAACAAAACGTACCGATGCAAGTGTTGGTTTTAACTATTTTATGAAGAATGACTGGTTCTATGCCACGGAAGCAAATTTTCTCTCTAATGATGAGCAAAAATTAAAATTACGATCAACTATTAAAGGTGGTTTAGGTAAATATTTCGTGCATTCCAATAAATTGTTCTTCGGTGGTGGCTTTGGTGTGGCTTGGAACAATGAAAGTTTTAGTGATGAATTTAACACCAACCGTAACTCCATGGAAGCTTATGGAAACCTAACATTAAATATGTTCGATTTTAGCGATTTTAGTTTAAATACAGACCTTACTTTTTATCCGAGTTTAACTGAAGGCGGCCGATATCGTGTGGATTATAATTTAAATTTAAAATATGATTTACCATTAGACTTTTTTGTAAAACTAGGCCTAACCTATAACTACGACAGCAAACCAGTTGAAGGTGCATCGGATTCAGATTACGTATTTCAATCCACTTTTGGCTGGGAATTTAATTAA
- a CDS encoding DEAD/DEAH box helicase: MSFKTLGLSDALLKAVSKQGYETPSPIQQKAIPAVLEGRDVLASAQTGTGKTAGFTLPLLQILSQTQASNRRPIRALILTPTRELAAQVYENVKSYSEFTDLRALVIFGGVNQKPQVASLNRGVDILVATPGRLLDLQNQGVISLKQVEILVLDEADRMLDMGFLRDIERIMALMPAKRQNLLFSATFSKDIKKLANGILRKPVMVEATPENSTVDAITQKVYRVAKAKKTDLIIKLILDGNWNQVLVFTRTKHGANKLCKKMISSGITAAAIHGNKSQGARTKALAGFKSSKISVLVATDIAARGLDIPLLPHVINFELPNISEDYVHRIGRTGRAGASGEAISLVSADETTFLRDIEKLVGERIPVTILEGFEPDPNASTQPIKQGQGRSKQRSPKKNQSNSRKPSDNSSRKSNRSNESRTSNRRPKSRRD, from the coding sequence ATGTCATTTAAAACATTAGGTTTGTCTGACGCCCTTTTAAAAGCGGTCAGTAAGCAAGGTTATGAAACACCTTCGCCAATTCAGCAAAAAGCAATTCCAGCAGTTCTTGAAGGACGGGATGTATTAGCATCCGCGCAAACGGGAACAGGAAAAACGGCAGGTTTTACACTTCCGTTATTACAAATACTATCACAAACACAAGCTTCTAATCGAAGACCTATTCGTGCCTTAATTTTAACACCAACACGGGAATTAGCAGCACAAGTCTATGAAAATGTTAAGTCATATAGTGAATTTACAGATTTACGTGCTTTAGTTATTTTTGGAGGTGTCAACCAAAAACCGCAAGTAGCCTCTCTTAATCGTGGCGTTGATATTTTGGTAGCAACACCAGGACGCCTATTAGATTTACAAAATCAAGGTGTTATTTCATTAAAGCAGGTTGAAATTCTTGTACTTGATGAGGCTGACAGAATGTTAGATATGGGTTTTTTACGTGATATTGAACGTATTATGGCCTTAATGCCAGCTAAAAGACAAAATTTATTGTTTTCGGCCACGTTTTCAAAAGACATTAAAAAACTGGCAAATGGTATTTTACGGAAGCCTGTAATGGTTGAAGCAACTCCAGAAAACTCGACCGTGGATGCTATTACTCAAAAGGTTTATCGCGTTGCTAAAGCCAAAAAAACAGATTTAATTATTAAACTGATTTTAGATGGTAATTGGAATCAAGTTCTTGTATTTACACGTACAAAACATGGTGCCAATAAACTATGTAAAAAAATGATAAGCAGCGGTATTACGGCTGCCGCTATTCATGGAAATAAAAGTCAAGGTGCAAGAACCAAGGCATTAGCTGGTTTTAAATCTAGCAAAATAAGTGTTTTGGTAGCAACCGATATTGCAGCACGTGGTTTGGATATTCCACTATTACCACATGTTATTAATTTTGAATTACCGAATATTTCAGAAGATTATGTTCACCGTATTGGTAGAACAGGTAGAGCAGGAGCAAGTGGTGAGGCTATTTCATTAGTAAGTGCTGATGAAACAACATTTTTACGCGATATTGAAAAATTGGTCGGTGAGCGAATTCCCGTAACTATTTTAGAAGGTTTTGAACCAGATCCTAATGCATCTACACAACCTATAAAACAAGGCCAAGGTAGAAGTAAACAGCGAAGCCCTAAAAAAAACCAATCTAATTCTAGAAAACCTTCAGATAATTCGTCTAGAAAATCAAATAGATCTAATGAGAGTCGTACGTCCAATAGACGGCCAAAAAGTAGAAGAGATTAG
- a CDS encoding acyl-CoA-binding protein: MTSEELDIAFKEAVDRINDHHEPFPADFLLRLYAYFKKATNDYSRPSSSKPLISAFKTNALFQIQNITEDEAKETYIELVNNYFLYRK; the protein is encoded by the coding sequence ATGACTTCTGAAGAATTAGATATCGCCTTTAAAGAAGCTGTTGATAGAATTAACGATCATCATGAGCCTTTTCCTGCTGACTTTTTATTAAGATTATATGCTTATTTCAAAAAAGCAACTAATGATTATAGTAGACCGAGTAGTAGCAAGCCCCTAATTTCCGCTTTTAAAACAAATGCATTGTTTCAAATTCAAAACATCACGGAAGACGAGGCTAAAGAAACTTATATTGAGTTAGTCAATAATTATTTCCTTTATAGAAAATAA
- the trpA gene encoding tryptophan synthase subunit alpha produces MNRINQKLQENKKLLSIYFSAGYPNLKDTVPIIQKLAENGVDMIEIGLPFSDPLADGPTIQASSTKALKNGMTTEVLFNQLKDIRKTVSIPLIIMGYFNPILQYGVEAFCKKCQEIGIDGFIIPDLPVDVYHDNYKALFEKYNLINVFLITPQTSDERIRFIDSVSNGFIYMVSSSSVTGSQSTFGKAELDYFKRIATMNLKNPQIIGFGISTNETFNQATEYAKGAIIGSAFIKHLENTGIEKIHNFIKFIQP; encoded by the coding sequence TTTAAAAGATACCGTTCCCATTATTCAAAAACTGGCAGAAAACGGTGTGGATATGATTGAGATTGGATTGCCTTTTAGTGACCCTCTTGCTGATGGCCCAACTATTCAGGCAAGTTCTACAAAAGCGTTAAAAAATGGCATGACGACAGAGGTGCTTTTCAATCAGCTAAAAGATATTCGGAAAACCGTTTCAATTCCATTAATTATTATGGGGTATTTCAATCCCATTCTACAATATGGCGTAGAAGCATTCTGTAAGAAATGTCAAGAAATTGGTATTGATGGCTTCATTATTCCAGATTTACCTGTAGATGTTTATCATGATAATTATAAAGCGCTTTTTGAAAAATACAACCTCATAAACGTGTTTTTAATTACGCCTCAAACATCAGACGAGCGAATTCGTTTTATTGATAGTGTTTCCAATGGATTTATTTATATGGTTAGCAGCTCTAGCGTAACAGGAAGTCAGTCCACATTTGGTAAGGCAGAACTTGATTATTTTAAACGAATTGCCACCATGAACCTCAAAAATCCACAAATAATTGGTTTTGGGATTTCCACGAATGAAACCTTCAACCAAGCAACCGAATATGCAAAAGGCGCCATTATTGGAAGTGCTTTTATCAAGCATCTTGAAAATACAGGTATTGAAAAAATTCATAATTTTATAAAATTCATACAACCATAA
- the pafA gene encoding alkaline phosphatase PafA, translated as MKNSILIVIILFTFSACQAQKTPLKATSTSEKSISNSNPKLVVGIVVDQMRYDYLTRFYNKYAEGGFKRMMNDGFNCKNNHFNYIPTYTGPGHASVFTGTTPKYHGIIANNWYDKEIKESVYCAGDDNVQPIGTLDDAGKMSPHRMQTTSFADENRLFTQMKGKTIGISMKDRGAILPAGHAANAAYWFHGKDEGQWISSSFYMNELPEWVKQFNSADTAESYLKVWHTLYPIETYTESGPDLNDFEGGFKGQETATFPYDLEQLKTDNKGFDILKATAYGNNLTTDFAIAAIAGEQLGQDNITDILTLSYSSTDYVGHNFGVNSKEIQDTYLRLDLDLERFFNYLDKTVGEGEYTIFLTADHGAVDVPSYLTSIKIPSGYLNNKETKQKFSAFITERFGVEDLIENVSNNQIFLNRDKISELKLNLADVQETIVNELIKYERVAKIYTATTMHNTSFTTGIESLLQNGYNQKRSGDVLIVPDAAYISYSKTGSTHGSGFNYDTHVPLLFFGKGIAKGSTLEKTVIPDIAPTISAMLGISFPNGATGKPLEFVLDNQ; from the coding sequence ATGAAAAATAGTATTTTAATTGTAATTATCCTCTTTACATTCAGTGCTTGCCAAGCTCAAAAAACACCTTTAAAGGCTACAAGTACTTCAGAAAAAAGCATATCTAACAGCAATCCAAAATTAGTGGTTGGGATTGTTGTAGACCAAATGAGATATGATTATTTAACTCGTTTTTACAACAAATACGCTGAAGGTGGATTTAAACGCATGATGAATGACGGTTTTAACTGTAAAAACAATCATTTTAATTACATTCCAACCTACACAGGACCCGGACACGCATCGGTTTTCACGGGAACCACACCAAAATATCACGGTATTATAGCCAATAATTGGTATGATAAAGAAATAAAAGAATCTGTGTATTGCGCTGGCGACGATAATGTTCAACCTATTGGCACACTAGATGATGCAGGAAAAATGTCGCCACACCGTATGCAAACCACATCATTTGCCGATGAAAATCGTTTGTTTACACAAATGAAAGGAAAAACTATTGGTATTTCTATGAAAGATAGAGGTGCTATTTTACCCGCAGGACATGCTGCCAACGCTGCGTATTGGTTCCATGGAAAAGATGAAGGGCAATGGATTAGTAGTTCGTTTTACATGAATGAGTTACCAGAATGGGTTAAACAATTTAATTCAGCAGATACAGCTGAATCATATTTAAAAGTTTGGCATACGCTTTATCCTATTGAAACATATACTGAAAGCGGACCCGATTTAAATGATTTTGAAGGTGGTTTTAAAGGTCAAGAAACAGCAACTTTCCCCTATGATTTGGAGCAACTAAAAACGGATAACAAAGGATTTGACATTTTAAAAGCTACGGCATACGGAAATAATTTAACAACTGATTTTGCCATAGCTGCCATTGCTGGCGAACAATTAGGCCAAGATAATATAACAGATATCTTAACTTTAAGCTACTCAAGCACAGATTATGTAGGTCATAATTTTGGAGTTAACAGCAAGGAAATTCAGGACACGTATTTACGACTGGATTTAGATCTTGAACGCTTTTTCAATTATTTGGACAAAACCGTTGGGGAAGGTGAATATACTATATTTTTAACTGCCGATCATGGAGCTGTTGATGTACCTTCCTATTTAACCTCAATTAAAATCCCTTCTGGTTATTTAAATAATAAAGAAACCAAACAAAAATTTAGCGCTTTTATCACGGAAAGATTTGGCGTGGAAGATTTAATAGAAAATGTGAGTAATAATCAGATATTTTTGAATAGAGATAAAATTTCAGAACTAAAATTAAATTTAGCTGATGTACAAGAAACTATTGTAAACGAATTAATAAAGTATGAGCGTGTTGCAAAAATTTACACCGCAACAACCATGCACAATACATCATTTACAACAGGAATTGAATCCTTGTTACAGAATGGCTATAACCAAAAGCGCTCTGGAGATGTTTTAATAGTACCAGATGCGGCCTACATTTCATATAGTAAAACAGGTTCAACTCATGGTAGTGGTTTTAATTATGATACGCATGTACCTTTATTATTCTTCGGAAAAGGTATAGCAAAGGGTAGTACATTGGAAAAAACAGTAATTCCAGATATTGCACCCACTATATCGGCAATGTTAGGAATTAGCTTCCCAAATGGGGCAACCGGAAAACCACTAGAGTTTGTATTGGATAATCAATAA
- a CDS encoding TIGR00341 family protein, with protein MEENKFNFSEEEETKKETAAEDAKSEAAVEESKKAVKKDARGLFENIKKFLIELLDFREDTDRDETTEAIKRDISFKGATAWILVCSIFVASIGLNANSTAVVIGAMLISPLMGPILGIGLSVAVNDIDTMKRSLINLATMIVLSLLTAYLFFWLFPLSEDTSELLGRVQPDIRDVLIAFFGGAALIIAKTKRGTIASAIFGVAIATALMPPLCTAGYGLAKGNWPYFFGAMYLFIINTIFIALATFIVVKALRFPMLRYANSKRRKRTAQIASFLAIIVMVPAGFTFWKVLQESNFDTEAKRFVDNELKGLPQYEYIKKNTIPKFNDGDSYIEFNTYGLGEIPESTIGLIKSKTSDYPALANTRIIFNQSRTEQYDNMKYMEQIRFRDSVDLIYQTQKISLLEDRVKMLSAYEKNTIPFDDVIKEVKINYENLDRFSYSSEIASDFKKIDTVSVFSVKWNKDKMNSAGIAKEQDKLERWLKVKLKLDTLVVRQIN; from the coding sequence ATGGAAGAAAATAAGTTTAACTTTTCTGAAGAAGAAGAAACAAAAAAAGAAACTGCTGCTGAAGACGCAAAAAGCGAAGCGGCTGTTGAAGAATCTAAAAAAGCAGTAAAAAAAGATGCAAGAGGTCTTTTTGAAAACATTAAAAAATTCTTAATTGAATTATTAGATTTTCGTGAAGATACAGATCGTGATGAAACGACCGAAGCTATTAAAAGAGACATATCGTTTAAAGGGGCAACTGCTTGGATTTTAGTATGTTCTATTTTTGTTGCATCTATTGGATTAAATGCCAATTCCACAGCAGTTGTTATTGGTGCCATGTTAATATCCCCACTTATGGGTCCAATTTTAGGTATTGGTTTATCTGTAGCTGTTAATGATATAGACACCATGAAACGGTCGTTAATAAATTTAGCCACCATGATTGTGTTGAGTTTATTAACCGCGTATCTTTTCTTTTGGTTATTTCCATTGAGCGAAGACACGTCGGAATTATTAGGACGTGTACAGCCAGATATTCGTGATGTATTAATTGCCTTTTTTGGTGGAGCAGCCTTAATTATAGCCAAAACAAAACGTGGTACTATTGCTTCTGCCATTTTTGGTGTAGCCATTGCAACCGCTTTAATGCCACCATTATGTACGGCTGGTTACGGATTAGCTAAAGGTAATTGGCCATACTTTTTTGGGGCTATGTACTTGTTTATAATCAACACCATTTTTATTGCATTGGCCACATTTATTGTAGTAAAAGCATTACGATTCCCAATGTTGAGATACGCCAATTCTAAAAGGCGTAAGCGCACTGCCCAAATTGCCTCTTTTTTGGCAATTATAGTTATGGTACCTGCCGGTTTCACGTTTTGGAAAGTACTACAGGAAAGTAATTTTGATACAGAAGCTAAACGTTTTGTAGATAATGAGCTAAAAGGTTTGCCCCAATATGAGTACATTAAAAAGAATACCATTCCTAAATTTAACGATGGTGACTCCTATATTGAATTTAACACCTATGGTTTAGGTGAAATTCCTGAATCTACAATTGGATTGATAAAAAGTAAAACATCAGATTATCCAGCCCTAGCCAACACGCGAATTATTTTTAATCAAAGTCGTACAGAACAGTATGATAATATGAAGTACATGGAACAAATTAGGTTTCGTGACTCGGTTGATTTAATTTACCAAACACAAAAAATTAGTTTATTGGAAGATCGTGTTAAAATGCTATCTGCTTATGAGAAAAATACCATTCCATTTGACGATGTAATTAAAGAAGTTAAAATTAACTACGAAAATTTAGACCGATTTAGCTATTCTAGTGAAATTGCATCAGATTTTAAAAAGATAGATACTGTTTCGGTGTTTTCAGTAAAATGGAATAAAGACAAAATGAATTCGGCAGGAATTGCTAAAGAGCAAGATAAATTAGAACGGTGGTTGAAAGTAAAATTAAAATTGGACACGCTGGTTGTAAGACAAATAAATTAA
- a CDS encoding mannose-1-phosphate guanylyltransferase, translating to MNKNYYAILMAGGVGSRFWPVSTQDFPKQFHDMLGTGDTLIQKTFSRLSKLIPKENIFILTNERYNDLVFEQLPEITKRQVVLEPAMRNTAPCILYASLKIQKENPDALMIVAPSDHWIEDEAAFTTNVKQAFEFCKSYDALMTLGIKPTFPNTGYGYIEYDKTTETDIKPVKQFREKPNYKTAKAFIEQGNFLWNAGIFMWSVSSVIDAFKNNQSELFTLFESGISAYNTEKEAAFIAENYGKAENISVDYAIMESSNNVYVLPATFDWNDLGTWGSLYDKLDKDTNKNAVVNAQTLTEDASGNMIRTDGKKLVVIDGLTDYIVVDKAEVLLIFPKSKEQDIKETLQRVKDNFGDQFI from the coding sequence ATGAATAAAAATTATTACGCCATATTAATGGCAGGAGGTGTTGGCTCGCGTTTCTGGCCAGTAAGCACTCAAGATTTCCCAAAACAATTTCATGATATGTTAGGAACTGGTGATACGCTCATTCAGAAAACCTTCAGCCGATTAAGTAAGCTTATTCCTAAAGAAAATATTTTCATTCTCACCAATGAACGTTATAACGATTTGGTTTTTGAACAACTTCCTGAAATAACCAAACGTCAGGTTGTACTGGAACCAGCCATGCGAAATACAGCACCTTGTATTCTATATGCATCTTTAAAAATTCAGAAAGAAAATCCAGATGCCTTAATGATTGTCGCTCCAAGTGACCATTGGATTGAAGATGAAGCTGCCTTTACTACCAATGTAAAGCAGGCTTTTGAGTTTTGTAAATCTTATGATGCACTCATGACTTTAGGTATTAAGCCAACATTTCCAAACACAGGCTATGGTTATATTGAATACGATAAAACGACCGAAACCGATATTAAACCTGTAAAACAATTTAGAGAAAAACCCAATTATAAAACGGCTAAAGCATTTATAGAACAGGGCAATTTTCTGTGGAATGCAGGAATTTTTATGTGGAGTGTTTCGAGCGTTATTGATGCTTTTAAAAACAACCAATCGGAATTATTTACACTTTTTGAAAGTGGAATATCGGCTTACAACACCGAAAAGGAAGCCGCCTTTATAGCCGAGAATTATGGTAAGGCTGAAAATATTTCAGTGGATTATGCTATTATGGAATCCTCAAACAACGTGTATGTCCTTCCTGCTACTTTTGATTGGAATGATTTAGGAACTTGGGGTAGTTTGTATGATAAATTAGATAAAGACACCAACAAAAATGCGGTTGTAAATGCGCAAACCTTAACCGAGGATGCATCAGGAAACATGATCAGGACCGACGGGAAAAAACTCGTTGTAATTGATGGTTTAACCGATTATATCGTAGTGGACAAAGCGGAAGTTTTACTTATCTTTCCAAAGTCTAAAGAACAAGATATTAAAGAAACATTGCAACGCGTTAAAGATAATTTTGGAGACCAATTCATTTAA
- a CDS encoding ABC transporter permease, whose translation MTYLHNIGTYFLMIKAMFHKPTKWSVMKRLIFNDIDDLIIGSLGIVAFISFFVGGVVTIQTALNMTSPIIPKTLIGFATRQSVILEFAPTFISVIMAGKVGSFITSSIGTMRVTEQIDALEVMGINAVNYLVFPKFVALMLYPFVISIAMFLGIVGGLAACYYGGYSTVEDYIIGVQEDFIPFHITYAFIKTVIFAFLLATIPSYYGFYMRGGALEVGKASTTSFVWTSVVIILCNYILTQLLLS comes from the coding sequence ATGACATACCTACACAATATTGGTACTTATTTTTTAATGATTAAGGCTATGTTTCATAAACCCACAAAATGGTCGGTTATGAAACGTTTAATTTTTAATGATATTGATGATTTAATTATAGGATCATTAGGTATCGTGGCTTTTATTTCATTTTTCGTGGGTGGTGTTGTTACTATTCAGACAGCCCTAAACATGACAAGTCCAATAATTCCGAAAACGCTTATTGGGTTTGCAACTAGACAGTCGGTTATTTTAGAGTTTGCGCCTACTTTTATTTCGGTAATTATGGCGGGTAAAGTAGGGTCGTTTATAACTTCTAGTATTGGAACCATGCGTGTTACAGAACAAATTGATGCCCTAGAAGTTATGGGTATCAACGCGGTTAATTATTTGGTGTTTCCAAAATTTGTAGCCCTTATGTTGTACCCATTTGTTATTTCTATTGCCATGTTTTTAGGTATCGTTGGTGGTTTAGCGGCTTGTTATTATGGTGGCTATAGTACTGTTGAAGATTATATTATAGGTGTTCAAGAAGATTTTATACCCTTTCATATTACCTATGCCTTTATTAAAACAGTTATTTTTGCCTTCCTATTAGCTACCATTCCGTCCTATTATGGATTTTATATGCGTGGTGGTGCATTGGAAGTTGGTAAAGCAAGTACTACTTCGTTTGTATGGACTAGTGTTGTAATTATACTTTGTAACTATATTTTAACTCAATTACTATTATCATGA
- a CDS encoding DUF6500 family protein yields MSPELRSKIIHVCNTKIAQKGENVGLSFYAFFENKNNNPKLLMEAATWWIETHQLDHFEKAVKIKDLVSL; encoded by the coding sequence ATGAGTCCAGAATTAAGGTCGAAAATAATTCACGTTTGCAATACTAAAATAGCACAGAAAGGCGAAAATGTTGGCTTGTCTTTCTATGCTTTTTTTGAAAATAAAAATAATAACCCAAAATTGTTAATGGAAGCTGCAACTTGGTGGATTGAAACACACCAATTGGATCATTTTGAAAAAGCGGTGAAAATTAAAGATCTAGTTAGTTTGTAA
- a CDS encoding ABC transporter ATP-binding protein: MIEVKNLHKSFGDAHILKGISTTFEKGKTSLVIGQSGSGKTVFLKCLLGLFTPEDGAIEYDGKVYSKLSDDQKSDLRAEMGMVFQGSALFDSMTILENVMFPLRMFTKQSKSEMKERAEFVLERVNLEDDHNKFPSEASGGMQKRVAIARAIVNKPKYLFCDEPNSGLDPKTAMVIDNLIQEITEEYDMTTVINSHDMNSVMEIGQKIVFLKNGLKEWEGSKNNIFKTDNEAVTNFVYSSDLFKKVRQMYIEERA; this comes from the coding sequence ATGATAGAAGTAAAAAATTTACATAAGTCCTTTGGAGATGCCCATATTTTAAAAGGTATTTCTACTACTTTTGAAAAGGGTAAAACAAGTTTAGTAATTGGACAAAGTGGATCTGGTAAAACCGTCTTTTTAAAATGTTTGTTGGGTTTGTTTACGCCAGAGGATGGTGCTATTGAGTATGATGGTAAAGTATATTCGAAATTATCGGATGACCAAAAAAGCGACTTGCGTGCGGAAATGGGCATGGTTTTTCAGGGTAGTGCCTTGTTTGATTCCATGACGATTTTAGAAAATGTAATGTTTCCTCTACGGATGTTTACCAAGCAAAGTAAAAGTGAAATGAAAGAACGCGCTGAATTTGTTTTGGAGCGTGTTAATTTAGAGGATGATCACAATAAATTTCCAAGTGAAGCTTCTGGAGGTATGCAAAAACGGGTTGCTATTGCGCGTGCTATTGTAAATAAACCGAAGTATCTATTTTGCGATGAACCGAACTCGGGTTTAGATCCTAAAACTGCTATGGTAATTGATAATTTGATTCAAGAAATTACGGAAGAATATGATATGACTACGGTTATCAACTCTCACGATATGAATTCCGTTATGGAAATTGGTCAGAAAATTGTGTTCTTAAAAAATGGTTTAAAAGAGTGGGAAGGCTCTAAGAATAATATTTTTAAAACCGACAATGAAGCCGTTACAAACTTTGTTTACTCTTCAGATCTTTTTAAAAAAGTGCGCCAAATGTATATAGAAGAGCGCGCTTAA